The following coding sequences lie in one Aspergillus puulaauensis MK2 DNA, chromosome 3, nearly complete sequence genomic window:
- a CDS encoding uncharacterized protein (COG:I;~EggNog:ENOG410PJU0;~InterPro:IPR036291,IPR013120;~PFAM:PF07993,PF01370): MYDSAADVPDQTLQDQIDPSTNKTLTKSIASMIDSMTGSKDIGLDDDVFANGLDSRQVQVVAATLARALPEQKDVMSIQNAVYMNPTAHGLVEHISQNKTKDVSATFDGLFKKYSSTLLQPPKQAPQPKETHHVLLTGRTGFVGGLVLQSLLNHPAVTEMICINRRRIPDTNSKPEPSSNKTLTHLKADLSKPSFALSKTEYTHLVSTVTEIIHCQWPVTFNLPLALFEPQIAGTTNLIQLAYDSPNNTRIIFLSTIATIQGWDKAPTPVPEGPLDDENALNYAQGGYGQSKLLASKILEQASIPSGVPSAICRVGQVAGPVDADGVWPPRDWFPTLLRASETMGVLPNSLGHFNEVDWLPVDYLSGALVTLAVDRDLGGFRTDKPKTGGKRKRERKPEGSRSGAAYYHLTNPSISSYTDLVPGIRRRLEKGREIEVVETLEEWTERLDGWTSSSERGGSIADGGERDVESSMAAAAALLEFYQGLARDLDKPSVKLDMALTVKKIPALRDVGAVNEGWIERWLDQWGVGQ; the protein is encoded by the exons ATGTACGACTCGGCGGCGGACGTGCCTGATCAGACTCTCCAGGATCAGATTGACCCGTCTACCAACAAGACCCTTACGAAGAGCATTGCCAGCATGATTGACAGCATGACAGGGTCCAAAGATATAGGTCTCGACGATGACGTTTTCGCTAATGGTTTAGACTCTCGACAGGTGCAGGTAGTGGCAGCAACGCTGGCACGAGCCTTGCCAGAGCAGAAAGATGTTATGTCTATTCAGAATGCGGTATATATGAATCCAACTGCGCATGGATTGGTGGAACATATCAGCCAAAATAAAACGAAAGATGTATCAGCAACATTTGACGGCCTCTTCAAGAA ATACtcatcaaccctcctccaacccccaaaacaagcACCCCAACCCAAAGAAACCCACCACGTCCTCCTCACAGGTAGAACCGGCTTCGTTGGTGGCTTAGTCCTACAATCCCTCCTAAACCACCCCGCCGTCACCGAAATGATCTGCATAAACCGGCGGCGCATCCCAGACACCAACTCCAAGCCAGAACCCTCCAGCAACAAAACACTCACGCATCTCAAAGCCGACCTCTCCAAACCATCTTTCGCCCTGTCTAAAACAGAATACACTCACCTCGTCTCAACAGTCACAGAAATCATCCACTGCCAATGGCCCGTAACATTCAATCTCCCGCTCGCCCTCTTCGAGCCGCAAATCGCCGGCACAACAAacctcatccagctcgcGTACGACTCTCCAAATAACACCCGTATCATATTCCTCTCTACCATCGCTACAATCCAGGGCTGGGACAAAGCGCCTACCCCCGTCCCCGAGGGGCCCCTCGATGACGAAAATGCCCTAAACTACGCACAGGGCGGCTACGGCCAGAGTAAGCTACTAGCAAGCAAAATCCTCGAACAAGCAAGTATACCAAGCGGCGTCCCCTCTGCCATCTGTCGAGTCGGCCAGGTTGCCGGGCCCGTGGATGCAGATGGTGTGTGGCCACCCAGGGACTGGTTTCCGACGCTTCTGCGCGCGAGCGAGACCATGGGCGTGTTGCCGAATTCGCTGGGACATTTCAACGAGGTGGATTGGCTTCCTGTGGATTATCTCTCCGGGGCGCTTGTCACGCTCGCCGTGGATCGGGATTTGGGGGGGTTCCGTACGGATAAGCCTAAGACAGGTGGGAAacggaaaagggaaagaaagccAGAGGGGTCTAGGTCTGGCGCGGCGTATTATCACCTTACGAATCCGTCTATTTCGTCGTATACGGATCTAGTTCCTGGTATTAGGCGTCGGCTGGAGAAGGGGCGGgagattgaggttgttgagacTCTGGAGGAGTGGACTGAGAGGCTTGATGGGTGGACTTCATCGAGTGAGAGGGGTGGTTCTATTGCTGATGGAGGTGAAAGGGATGTGGAATCGTCTATGGCTGCCGCGGCGGCGCTTTTGGAGTTCTACCAGGGATTGGCTCGGGATCTGGATAAACCGAGTGTGAAGCTTGATATGGCGTTGACTGTGAAGAAGATTCCTGCGTTGAGGGATGTTGGTGCAGTGAATGAGGGCTGGATTGAGAGGTGGTTGGATCAATGGGGGGTTGGGCAGTAA
- the pex6 gene encoding AAA family ATPase peroxin 6 (BUSCO:EOG09260VTN;~COG:O;~EggNog:ENOG410PFF8;~InterPro:IPR027417,IPR003593,IPR003960,IPR003959;~PFAM:PF00004;~go_function: GO:0005524 - ATP binding [Evidence IEA];~go_function: GO:0016887 - ATPase activity [Evidence IEA]), with the protein MDFERPDFSSGQPKRRRRNYARNRLRNKAPVSARLSLDHHLRGSVGVVSDDLANDLFQPSDPTDDFQDDSGIRYIAISPYLPGPSSVEALTWTVVPVRPQSAGRSNESPLPNSTIIFPDSADSLQPFVRALSKLDPTRQSPQTLRLIEIRVLDVVPLPLDTIYVTVERDLLRNHDDVQSKFGGGFNSNVPNGLWGRGKGQEPKRYSKRAAAEVEGRLTAAVREALGTQRVVHTGDSLPLPLPPHPITYAPAPPALISFCEPVSQGLLLPTTKIVLIQARPHGNRPQRSMRPPSGFLKQVAEDDADDTSNEQFYSAAEDKPVDDSTEMESTSNAEESETEGSGGNLSDSSDDSLDDMISLSAPELPQPASGVMSGMTSATPRGRRMDGIHTPGSIVSNLTSSTIRPGRQGGGKVFKAEGLLRSIPNELLYPKPRADDDVEAVIFVDISTLAKIGCFSGDWVRIEPSEEPQTNIFSSIKLGSFHEQYEDGDWRAVKIYGLPGLPSAKPRYAIKQSGDRRMSFSQRPGMRMTPSVFVPPILLNNIDNPKYVRLSPMNLNVGGPKSGVLHQMKTAARSPPLAKEVTLLKVSTPLSMDRVLQPALFAGLKQYFESTRRLLKSGDLLGISIDETLGKAVFSGTAANDGGQDDDIAIKLGPGADTDGSGVKKVGVAWFRVGQVIPSLPDDQDDIGEFDWGGVAIIDPATTRMVQAGSDVSRIPNTLNNGWEYWLGTKSIPKPVVDAQTIHGVVTELPQPFISPVQQRIRDLMSVATSTRAIQLGMKPVVILLRSQQRHIGKASLATRACSDIGLHTFPIDAYDILTEGGANGGDVKTEAYLKARAERAFHCGTDCTALLIKHIEVLTADRIVSAMTEILADARVIIATTTDVEQIPEGIRSLFTHEFEITAPEEKDREGILRNAVSERSIKLAPDADLGTVALKTAALVAGDLVDVVERAAVARSGRLEKLAEIASKQSSNTKITVRDVLLAGGEAVRGVTKADFDTAVEAARKNFADSIGAPKIPNVSWDDVGGLTNVKDALVETIQLPLERPELFAKGMKKRSGILFYGPPGTGKTLLAKAIATEFSLNFFSVKGPELLNMYIGESEANVRRVFQRARDARPCVVFFDELDSVAPKRGNQGDSGGVMDRIVSQLLAELDGMNGGEENSGGVFVIGATNRPDLLDTALLRPGRFDKMLYLGVSDTHDKQATILEALTRKFALAPDLSLGRVSERLPLTYTGADLYALCSDAMLKAITRKATAVDEKIKQLPGGPVSTAYFFDHLATPEDVSVMVTEEDFDSAQGELVPSVSTKELEHFERIRQMFESTDKQKQENPQSAPQTIAEAIEAMKLGNDPDGIIGGPVTNGDGDQAADTGKGKGKQAASAGMRSASGHSVASKGKGKGTAGNPRKNRPIAIANGDSDSSLDGTDGVNGDDDYVIRTDHLAKTDGSD; encoded by the exons ATGGACTTCGAACGCCCCGACTTCAGCTCTGGCCAGCCAAAgcgccggagaagaaacTATGCTCGCAATCGGCTGCGTAATAAGGCGCCCGTTTCTGCGCGTCTCTCACTTGACCATCACTTGCGGGGCAGCGTCGGTGTCGTGTCCGACGACTTGGCCAACGACCTCTTTCAACCCTCAGATCCGACCG ATGACTTCCAAGATGACTCCGGCATCCGCTATATCGCAATCTCCCCGTACTTACCCGGCCCGAGCTCAGTCGAGGCATTGACCTGGACCGTCGTTCCCGTCCGCCCGCAATCCGCTGGTCGCTCGAATGAATCACCGCTCCCAAATTCAACAATCATATTCCCCGACTCTGCCGATTCCTTGCAGCCATTTGTCCGCGCTTTGAGCAAGTTGGACCCTACCCGGCAATCCCCGCAGACCTTGCGCTTAATCGAGATCCGAGTCCTGGACGTGGTTCCTTTGCCTCTCGATACAATATATGTGACTGTGGAGCGAGACCTCCTGCGCAATCACGATGATGTCCAGAGCAAATTTGGCGGCGGATTCAATTCCAACGTACCCAATGGGCTCTGGGGCAGAGGGAAAGGGCAGGAACCCAAGAGATACTCAaaaagagcagcagcggaGGTTGAGGGGAGGCTTACAGCCGCTGTGCGCGAGGCCTTGGGAACGCAGCGGGTTGTACATACTGGTGACTCGCTGCCCCTTCCTTTGCCGCCGCATCCGATCACCTATGCTCCGGCCCCTCCTGCGCTCATTTCATTCTGTGAACCGGTCTCCCAGGGCCTCTTGCTTCCCACCACCAAGATTGTACTCATTCAGGCCCGTCCACATGGCAACCGACCACAGCGAAGCATGCGGCCACCATCCGGCTTCCTCAAACAagtggctgaagatgacgcGGACGACACTTCCAATGAACAGTTCTATTCGGCCGCAGAGGATAAGCCGGTTGACGATAGTACCGAGATGGAAAGCACATCCAACGCAGAAGAATCGGAAACTGAAGGGTCTGGCGGAAATCTGAGCGATTCGTCGGATGATTCATTGGATGACATGATTTCGCTCAGTGCACCCGAGCTGCCCCAACCGGCCTCTGGTGTGATGTCCGGGATGACTTCGGCTACGCCTCGTGGCCGACGTATGGATGGAATACACACACCTGGGTCCATAGTGTCGAACCtcacctcctcgaccatACGCCCTGGCCGGCAAGGCGGTGGAAAGGTTTTTAAGGCAGAGGGATTACTCCGGAGCATTCCGAACGAACTTCTCTACCCAAAACCCAGGGCTGATGACGATGTGGAGGCTGTTATCTTTGTCGACATTAGCACGTTGGCGAAGATTGGCTGTTTCTCGGGAGATTGGGTCCGCATAGAACCCTCTGAGGAGCCCCAAACAAACATCTTTTCCTCGATTAAGCTGGGAAGCTTTCATGAACAGTATGAAGATGGCGACTGGCGCGCAGTCAAAATCTACGGTCTCCCCGGCCTCCCCTCCGCGAAACCCCGCTATGCAATCAAGCAGTCTGGCGATAGGCGTATGAGCTTCTCCCAGCGACCCGGAATGCGCATGACGCCGTCCGTATTTGTGCCTCCAATTCTTCTGAACAATATCGACAACCCGAAATATGTCCGACTATCTCCGATGAATCTTAATGTTGGAGGACCCAAGTCCGGCGTCTTGCATCAGATGAAAACCGCCGCTCGCAGCCCCCCGTTGGCGAAGGAAGTGACCTTGCTCAAGGTCAGCACACCGTTATCAATGGATCGTGTCCTGCAGCCAGCCCTATTTGCCGGACTGAAACAGTACTTCGAATCAACACGCCGTCTGCTAAAGAGCGGCGATCTACTTGGAATAAGCATTGATGAGACTCTTGGTAAGGCTGTTTTTTCGGGAACTGCTGCCAACGATGGCGGGCAGGATGATGATATCGCAATCAAATTAGGTCCTGGGGCCGATACTGATGGCTCCGGAGTGAAGAAGGTTGGTGTCGCCTGGTTTCGCGTCGGCCAGGTTATCCCTAGCCTGCCAGATGATCAGGATGACATTGGAGAGTTCGACTGGGGTGGCGTTGCTATTATAGATCCGGCTACGACACGGATGGTTCAGGCTGGAAGCGACGTCAGCCGTATTCCAAACACCCTCAATAACGGCTGGGAGTACTGGCTTGGAACCAAGTCTATTCCCAAACCCGTGGTCGACGCTCAGACGATACACGGTGTCGTGACAGAGCTGCCGCAGCCATTTATTTCCCCAGTACAGCAACGTATTCGAGATCTCATGTCTGTGGCTACAAGCACGCGTGCGATTCAGCTCGGGATGAAGCCTGTAGTCATTCTGCTGAGGTCTCAGCAACGTCATATCGGAAAGGCCAGCCTAGCAACTCGTGCGTGCTCAGATATCGGACTTCATACATTCCCAATCGACGCCTACGATATCCTCACCGAAGGCGGTGCCAATGGCGGCGATGTCAAGACCGAGGCATATTTGAAAGCCCGAGCAGAGCGTGCATTCCACTGCGGTACTGACTGCACGGCCCTTTTGATCAAGCATATTGAGGTTCTGACTGCAGACCGAATTGTTTCAGCCATGACCGAGATCCTGGCGGACGCTCGGGTTATCATTGCCACGACCACAGATGTTGAGCAGATCCCCGAGGGTATCCGCAGCCTATTCACACACGAATTCGAAATCACCGCTCCGGAAGAGAAAGACCGAGAGGGAATCCTTCGGAATGCCGTCTCTGAGCGCAGCATCAAATTAGCACCTGATGCCGACCTCGGAACGGTTGCCCTCAAGACTGCTGCGCTTGTCGCGGGAGACTTGGTGGATGTCGTTGAACGCGCTGCGGTGGCGCGGTCAGGACGACTTGAGAAGCTCGCTGAAATCGCTAGCAAACAGTCCTCCAACACTAAGATTACTGTCCGCgatgtcctccttgccggaggagaagcagtGCGAGGTGTCACCAAAGCAGACTTTGACACTGCTGTCGAAGCAGCAAGGAAGAATTTCGCCGACTCTATCGGCGCTCCCAAGATTCCCAATGTCAGCTGGGACGACGTCGGTGGTCTCACAAATGTCAAGGACGCCCTGGTGGAAACTATCCAACTGCCTTTGGAGCGCCCCGAGCTGTTCGCAAAGGGCATGAAGAAGCGAAGTGGTATCTTGTTCTACGGTCCTCCTGGTACTGGAAAGACCCTTCTTGCCAAGGCTATAGCTACGGAGTTCTCTCTGAACTTCTTCTCCGTCAAGGGACCCGAATTGCTCAACATGTATATTGGTGAGTCTGAAGCGAATGTCCGGCGCGTCTTCCAGCGTGCACGCGACGCCCGGCCGTGCGTTGTGTTCTTTGATGAACTCGACTCTGTTGCTCCCAAGCGAGGAAACCAAGGTGATAGCGGTGGTGTAATGGACCGAATTGTCAGTCAGCTTCTCGCCGAGCTCGACGGTATGAacgggggagaagagaacagTGGTGGTGTGTTCGTCATCGGTGCCACCAACCGACCTGATCTTCTCGATACGGCGCTTCTCCGTCCAGGTCGTTTCGACAAGATGCTTTACCTTGGAGTTTCTGATACCCATGATAAGCAAGCTACCATTTTGGAggcgttgacgaggaagTTCGCACTCGCTCCCGACCTTTCCCTGGGCCGAGTTTCCGAGCGACTCCCTCTCACCTACACCGGTGCTGATCTTTACGCTCTGTGCTCCGATGCCATGCTCAAGGCCATCACTCGCAAAGCTACTGCGGTGGACGAGAAGATTAAGCAGCTCCCTGGTGGACCAGTCAGCACCGCGTACTTCTTCGATCATCTTGCCACCCCCGAGGATGTCTCTGTAATGGTCACGGAGGAGGACTTTGACTCGGCGCAAGGCGAGCTTGTCCCCAGTGTTAG CACCAAAGAACTAGAGCACTTCGAAAGAATCCGCCAAATGTTCGAGTCCACCGACaaacaaaagcaagaaaaCCCACAATCCGCACCCCAAACCATCGCGGAAGCAATCGAGGCTATGAAACTCGGAAACGACCCCGACGGCATCATCGGCGGCCCCGTCACAaacggcgatggcgaccAGGCTGCCGACACTGGTAAGGGGAAGGGCAAGCAAGCAGCGTCGGCTGGCATGCGGAGCGCCAGCGGCCACTCGGTTGCCAGTAAAGGCAAGGGGAAGGGCACGGCAGGTAAtcccaggaagaacaggcctattgccattgccaatgGCGACTCGGACTCGTCGCTTGATGGGACCGACGGAGTtaatggtgatgatgactaTGTTATTCGGACCGATCACCTGGCAAAGACGGATGGGTCTGATTGA
- a CDS encoding uncharacterized protein (COG:I;~EggNog:ENOG410PJU0), translating to MVIVRDKNLPQKQAVFANFPDLDEWNTKDIFRRHPKVSYYYKYQSRKDDVIVFSIGEKMNPINVEKGINGLSGVESSLVIGQRRPYPILLVELAGSANKDDTLPTIYEALEDFNKHSVKYAQIHRSDILIATPEKRFVRTPKGTVNRSQTNKL from the coding sequence ATGGTCATCGTCCGCGACAAGAACCTCCCCCAGAAACAGGCAGTTTTTGCAAACTTCCCCGACCTGGATGAGTGGAATACGAAAGACATTTTTCGCCGGCATCCAAAAGTCTCATACTATTACAAGTATCAGAGTCGGAAGGACGACGTTATTGTCTTCTCGATCGGGGAGAAGATGAATCCGATTAATGTGGAAAAGGGGATCAATGGCCTCTCGGGCGTGGAGTCTAGTCTGGTCATTGGACAGAGGCGTCCATATCCCATTCTGCTTGTTGAGTTGGCTGGCTCTGCGAATAAGGACGATACACTGCCTACTATATATGAGGCGTTAGAAGACTTTAACAAGCACAGCGTAAAGTATGCCCAGATCCACCGCAGTGATATACTCATTGCTACACCCGAAAAGCGCTTTGTCCGTACACCTAAAGGAACGGTCAACCGATCCCAAACCAACAAGTTGTAG
- the ace1 gene encoding putative C2H2 transcription factor (Ace1) (COG:K;~EggNog:ENOG410PIHM;~InterPro:IPR013087), whose protein sequence is MSSAQDFDSIRAHPRRRPLRTTQPSVVPSEEQSPSLPSRLRLRKGETFNPSILRASDRDPIVPSLPRRSPTCPGALEAIAAGQQRMAEILDRLDLNDVTPLTSEDKENLPAPKSFARLHLEARKEGSGERSRQTSPMPKERSRRAQRVHCHASDSGIGSSISSSQSMSSNKGTWSRPVFFAFAFANNLSVKAGQLSRGSNSVLTRSQSAITRSISAMEAESSKKHKLSPDGHAEIQKHILGPLLENERLKPFHPILEDVRQQIEDERISCLRDLEKTVFSLAPAVKTTDAAYVRFCQHTILCLGQTVSFLNGRDLCTPTDKPYNNGYFVDLLEQVSQFKRIRDEWRKKHETDEKLKAPELRLEGGISKTGRPLEMVVEQDGEAVSLRTGKPYEDHSIPSMKRTLSAASADEGAQRSMARRKKNAPPMNINKKCKDCDKVFARPCDLTKHEKSHSRPFKCPVASCKYHSKGWATEKEAERHYNDKHSDAPRLYSCQFESCSYKSKRESNCKQHMEKTHGWVYMRSKNNGRVTKLASIQQSPTPSSGSAQPKPDIWSMTPPSEVELKQEPVHWGSSALTPETLDFNNFQHSVTGMPTPVTGTVDAVTPTTGTINSPSEPFDLPLENAHIPLDMFPEMKDNLLFTGGDMDFTDFTNNPNMFNDFYGDFTLQPQGMNYGDVQQQPQFEDDSAGFLLDVYNDMHTYGINPGPGGGL, encoded by the exons ATGAGTTCAGCACAGGACTTTGACTCTATAAGAGCCCACCCAAGGCGCCGTCCACTCAGGACAACTCAGCCATCAGTTGTTCCGTCCGAAGAGCAATCACCGTCATTACCCTCGCGGCTCCGCCTTCGCAAAGGTGAAACATTTAACCCATCCATCCTTCGCGCATCCGACCGTGACCCTATTGTACCCTCGCTACCTCGACGCTCTCCCACATGCCCTGGCGCTTTGGAAGCTATCGCCGCTGGACAACAGCGCATGGCCGAAATCTTGGACCGCCTTGACTTGAACGACGTCACTCCGTTGACCTCCGAAGATAAAGAGAACCTTCCCGCCCCCAAGAGCTTTGCCCGGCTTCACCTTGAAGCACGGAAGGAGGGCTCTGGTGAGCGCTCTCGCCAGACCAGCCCCATGCCCAAGGAACGTTCTCGGAGGGCTCAGAGAGTCCACTGCCATGCTTCTGATAGTGGAATCGGCTCCTCTATCAGCAGCAGTCAGTCTATGTCGTCTAACAAAGGTACATGGTCAAGGCCGGTTTTCTTCGCGTTTGCATTCGCTAATAACCTCTCAGTAAAAGCTGGCCAGCTGTCTCGTGGCAGCAACTCAGTCCTCACCCGCTCTCAATCTGCCATCACTCGTTCTATCAGCGCCATGGAGGCTGAAAGCTCCAAGAAGCACAAACTCAGCCCTGATGGCCACGCGGAGATTCAGAAGCACATCCTTGGTCCCCTTCTCGAAAATGAGCGACTCAAGCCATTCCACCCCATTCTTGAAGACGTCCGTCAGCAGATTGAAGATGAACGCATCTCCTGCTTGCGTGACCTTGAGAAAACGGTGTTTTCGCTCGCTCCAGCAGTCAAGACCACCGATGCCGCCTATGTTCGGTTCTGCCAGCACACCATTTTGTGTCTTGGTCAGACCGTCTCTTTCTTGAACGGCCGAGACTTGTGCACACCAACCGATAAACCCTACAATAACGGCTACTTCGTGGATCTCTTGGAGCAGGTTTCGCAGTTCAAGAGAATTCGTGACGAATGGCGGAAGAAGCACGAGACCGATGAGAAGCTAAA GGCTCCTGAACTTAGGCTTGAAGGTGGAATCTCCAAAACTGGACGCCCTCTTGAAATGGTTGTCGAGCAAGATGGCGAGGCTGTCTCTCTACGCACTGGGAAGCCTTACGAAGATCACTCTATTCCTTCAATGAAGCGGACTCTCAGCGCGGCGTCCGCGGACGAAGGTGCCCAGCGATCTATGGCTCGCCGCAAAAAGAATGCGCCCCCCATgaacatcaacaagaagTGCAAGGATTGCGATAAGGTCTTTGCCCGACCATGCGACCTCACGAAGCACGAGAAGTCCCACTCTCGTCCCTTCAAATGTCCCGTTGCTTCCTGCAAGTACCACTCCAAGGGCTGGGCCACcgagaaagaagcagagcgcCACTACAATGACAAACACTCTGACGCACCCCGCTTGTACTCTTGCCAGTTTGAATCTTGCTCTTACAAGTCTAAGAGAGAGAGCAACTGCAAGCAGCACATGGAGAAGACGCATGGATGGGTGTACATGCGCTCGAAGAACAACGGCCGAGTAACTAAGCTGGCCTCCATCCAACAGAGCCCTACCCCATCCAGTGGCTCTGCCCAGCCCAAGCCCGACATCTGGAGCATGACACCTCCCTCTGAAGTTGAATTGAAGCAGGAGCCGGTTCACTGGGGCTCTTCAGCTCTCACACCGGAAACTCTAGATTTCAATAACTTTCAACATTCTGTGACTGGGATGCCAACGCCGGTGACAGGCACAGTGGATGCTGTTACCCCCACTACGGGTACCATTAACTCGCCCTCTGAGCCATTTGATCTGCCACTAGAAAACGCTCATATTCCATTGGATATGTTCCCCGAGATGAAGGACAACTTGTTGTTCACTGGCGGAGACATGGACTTCACAGACTTCACCAATAACCCAAACATGTTCAATGACTTCTACGGTGATTTCACCTTGCAGCCACAGGGAATGAATTATGGAGATGTGCAGCAGCAACCTCAATTCGAAGACGACTCCGCTGGCTTTTTGCTTGACGTTTACAACGATATGCACACTTACGGGATTAACCccggccctggcggcggtcTCTAA
- a CDS encoding uncharacterized protein (InterPro:IPR042099,IPR000873;~TransMembrane:1 (o36-58i)), with the protein MAASDNLRRLHSKESNRDCIYRALEKTPSIYNGCPLFHAAGFMAGLFMMPSGSILIIGPPGQPSSPQMFKQMLHATRPESVFLPPLVVDQIAQEPAMVKEASKLKMLAFGGGSISQEAGDTLAKKTQMINIIGSSECGLLGEYIKTGIGSISQSPRWA; encoded by the exons ATGGCCGCAAGCGACAACCTACGACGGCTGCATTCAAAAGAATCGAACCGCGACTGCATTTACCGAGCCCTAGAGAAGACACCAAGCATATACAATGGGTGTCCTCTGTTCCATGCTGCTGGGTTCATGGCCGGACTCTTCATGATGCCTAGTGGCAGTATCTTGATTATCGGTCCTCCGGGGCAGCCGTCCAGTCCTCAAATGTTTAAACAGATGCTGCATGCGACTCGACCTGAGAGTGTATTTCTGCCGCCATTGGTCGTCGACCAGATTGCACAAGAACCGGCCATGGTCAAAGAGGCCTCTAAGCTTAAGATGCTTGCATTCGGAGGTG GCTCCATAAGCCAAGAGGCAGGTGATACCCTTGCAAAGAAGACTCAAATGATCAACATAATTGGCAGCAGCGAGTGCGGTTTGCTAGGCGAATACATCAAAACTGGGATTGGTTCCATTTCGCAGAGCCCGAGATGGGCATAA